A stretch of Pseudolysobacter antarcticus DNA encodes these proteins:
- a CDS encoding glutamate-5-semialdehyde dehydrogenase: MSSTVRSRALACRAAAPAVAKLDAVQKTALLHRMADALRDASAQVLRANAEDLRAAQANGTSGAMLDRLRLDETRMAAIVAAVHAIADLPDPVGQITQTSIRPNGLRIEKVRVPLGVIAMIYEARPNVTADAAALCLKAGNGVILRGGSEARHSNRAIANALQLAMTEFGIDAAALTLLDDAGRENILELVQLVDIVDLVIPRGGEGLIRFVAEHARVPVIKHYKGVCHLYVDAQADLDLALRLLIDGKTTRPGVCNALETLLVHADVAQEFLPRAAAALSERGVELRACEKSRPLMPNALPVSDEDYAAEFLDLKIAVRLVDDLGQAIVHIRRFGSDHTEVIATLDASAAQTFIAGLHSAVVMVNASSRFSDGGELGLGAEIGISTTRLHAYGPMGAESLTIERFVVHGDGQIRHPQTPIVAIATR, from the coding sequence ATGAGTTCAACCGTACGATCACGCGCACTGGCTTGCCGCGCCGCGGCTCCGGCTGTGGCGAAACTGGATGCCGTACAAAAAACTGCGTTGCTGCATCGCATGGCCGATGCGCTGCGAGATGCCAGCGCGCAGGTATTGAGAGCGAATGCCGAGGATCTGCGTGCGGCGCAAGCCAACGGCACCAGCGGCGCGATGCTAGATCGATTGCGACTCGACGAAACCCGCATGGCGGCGATCGTTGCGGCCGTGCATGCGATCGCCGATCTGCCCGATCCAGTCGGCCAGATCACCCAGACCAGCATCCGGCCAAACGGTTTGCGCATCGAAAAAGTGCGCGTGCCGCTCGGTGTGATCGCGATGATTTACGAGGCGCGGCCGAACGTCACGGCCGACGCCGCCGCGTTGTGCCTCAAGGCTGGCAACGGTGTGATTCTGCGTGGTGGTTCGGAAGCGCGACATTCGAATCGCGCGATTGCGAACGCCTTGCAATTGGCTATGACCGAGTTCGGTATCGATGCCGCGGCGCTGACTTTGCTCGACGATGCCGGCCGCGAAAATATTCTGGAACTGGTGCAGCTGGTCGATATCGTCGACTTGGTGATTCCGCGCGGCGGCGAAGGGCTGATTCGTTTTGTGGCCGAGCATGCGCGTGTGCCGGTGATCAAGCATTACAAGGGTGTGTGCCATTTGTACGTGGATGCGCAGGCCGATCTCGATCTCGCGCTGCGGTTGTTGATCGACGGCAAGACCACGCGGCCCGGCGTATGCAATGCGCTTGAAACCTTGCTTGTGCACGCCGATGTGGCTCAAGAGTTTTTGCCGCGCGCGGCGGCCGCACTGAGCGAGCGCGGCGTTGAACTGCGCGCCTGCGAAAAAAGTCGTCCCTTGATGCCGAATGCGTTGCCGGTCAGCGACGAAGATTACGCCGCAGAATTTCTCGATCTGAAAATCGCGGTTCGACTCGTCGACGATCTCGGTCAGGCAATCGTGCATATTCGCCGCTTCGGTTCGGATCATACCGAAGTCATCGCGACCCTTGATGCGAGTGCGGCGCAGACGTTTATCGCCGGACTGCATTCCGCCGTGGTGATGGTGAACGCCTCGTCGCGTTTCAGCGATGGCGGCGAACTTGGCCTCGGGGCCGAAATCGGTATCTCGACCACGCGCCTGCATGCGTACGGGCCGATGGGCGCGGAGTCGCTGACGATCGAGCGTTTTGTCGTGCATGGCGACGGTCAGATTCGTCATCCGCAAACTCCCATCGTAGCGATTGCAACGCGGTGA
- a CDS encoding PIG-L deacetylase family protein has product MSKLLSITAQDRVLILAPHPDDESLSSGGLIQASLAAGAAVRVLLFTDGDNNPWPQRWIEKRWVIGAAERMRWGARRRAEAQQALRILGVADDHVRFLGFPDTGLTELLMRADSELMQTLVGELREFRSTRLVVPGLQDRHPDHSATHVLARIAMQHADPTTAIEVLSYLVHTDLTELPSTRVLTLTSPQIQRKREAIAAHETQVRLSGKRFLGFAKPHEYFITATINDAGSAAHDHAEWRAGELLVHLRGRVRRGEELLLALLTAEGASLHARLDLPLSAGTRTLHDEHTDRVIGQLQISVNTQATLLVLQPELGAKIDVVFAKRQKKRRGLMVFDRAGWFEATRENH; this is encoded by the coding sequence GTGAGTAAGCTCTTATCGATCACCGCGCAGGATCGTGTGCTGATCCTCGCGCCGCACCCTGATGACGAATCGTTATCCTCGGGCGGTTTGATCCAGGCATCGCTCGCCGCCGGTGCTGCAGTGCGCGTGTTGTTGTTCACCGATGGCGACAATAATCCGTGGCCGCAGCGCTGGATCGAAAAACGTTGGGTCATCGGCGCTGCCGAACGCATGCGTTGGGGCGCACGCAGACGCGCAGAAGCACAACAGGCGTTGCGCATTCTTGGCGTGGCCGATGATCACGTGCGTTTCCTTGGGTTTCCGGATACCGGTCTGACCGAATTGTTGATGCGTGCTGACAGCGAATTGATGCAGACGCTGGTCGGTGAGTTACGCGAATTTCGCTCGACCCGTCTGGTGGTTCCGGGACTGCAGGATCGCCATCCCGATCACAGCGCGACGCATGTGCTCGCACGCATCGCGATGCAACACGCCGATCCGACAACGGCGATCGAGGTGCTGAGTTATCTCGTCCATACCGACCTGACTGAATTGCCGAGCACACGTGTACTCACGCTCACGTCGCCGCAGATTCAACGCAAGCGCGAAGCGATTGCGGCGCATGAAACACAAGTGCGACTTAGCGGAAAACGCTTTCTTGGTTTCGCGAAACCGCACGAATATTTTATCACCGCCACGATCAACGATGCAGGTTCGGCGGCGCACGATCATGCCGAATGGCGTGCTGGAGAATTGCTCGTGCATCTGCGAGGAAGAGTTCGCCGTGGCGAAGAGTTGTTGCTCGCATTGCTGACCGCCGAAGGAGCGAGTCTGCATGCGCGTCTGGATTTGCCGTTGTCCGCTGGTACGCGGACGCTGCATGATGAGCATACCGATCGCGTGATCGGGCAGCTGCAAATCTCCGTCAATACGCAAGCAACGCTGTTGGTGCTGCAGCCGGAACTCGGCGCGAAGATCGACGTGGTATTCGCCAAACGCCAGAAAAAACGTCGCGGCCTGATGGTATTCGATCGCGCCGGATGGTTCGAGGCGACACGCGAAAACCATTAG
- a CDS encoding enoyl-ACP reductase FabI produces MGFLHGKRALITGIASTRSIAWGIANAMHREGAQLAFTYATERFKDRVDEAAAEFGSSISLPCDVSKDSEITGLFDALGKHWDGFDILVHSIGYAERESIQGEFLDNLTRENFAVAHDISSYSLAALAKAARPMMQGRAGSILTLTYLGAERALANYNVMGLAKASLEANVRYLAYNLGPDGIRVNAISAGPIKTLAAAGIANFRKMLDHVETNAPLRRSVTIDEVGNAAAFLCSDLASGITGEITYVDAGYNVLGMTGIS; encoded by the coding sequence ATGGGATTTCTGCACGGCAAGCGCGCGTTGATTACCGGCATCGCCAGCACGCGTTCGATTGCCTGGGGCATTGCCAACGCCATGCATCGCGAAGGCGCGCAACTCGCATTCACTTACGCCACCGAGCGTTTCAAGGATCGCGTCGATGAAGCTGCCGCCGAATTCGGTTCGTCGATTTCGTTGCCATGCGATGTCTCCAAGGATAGCGAAATCACCGGCCTGTTCGACGCACTCGGCAAACACTGGGACGGCTTCGACATCCTCGTGCATTCGATCGGTTATGCCGAACGCGAATCGATCCAGGGCGAATTTCTCGACAACCTCACTCGTGAAAACTTTGCGGTCGCGCACGACATTTCCAGCTACAGCCTTGCCGCATTGGCCAAGGCCGCGCGACCGATGATGCAGGGCCGCGCCGGCTCGATTTTGACGCTGACGTATCTCGGCGCCGAACGCGCGCTGGCCAACTACAACGTGATGGGCCTGGCGAAAGCGAGCCTCGAAGCCAACGTGCGTTATCTCGCCTACAACCTCGGTCCGGACGGCATTCGCGTCAACGCGATTTCTGCCGGCCCGATCAAAACGCTGGCCGCCGCCGGCATCGCGAACTTTCGCAAGATGCTTGATCACGTCGAGACCAACGCGCCATTGCGCCGCAGCGTCACGATTGATGAAGTCGGCAATGCCGCAGCGTTCTTGTGCTCGGATCTCGCCTCGGGAATCACCGGCGAAATCACCTATGTCGACGCCGGCTACAACGTGCTTGGCATGACCGGAATTTCGTAA
- a CDS encoding LysM peptidoglycan-binding domain-containing protein, which produces MKPPHPTSDPPRGDWRWTLGGCITLSLGTCLLLASCAIDNAKQAPRGAPTATSLPPEPPVTIAKPTPPATTPRKPISLEEPGPENIWTRLNQRFAMPGCDYHSEVLRWAHIYTQSPQGFQNSLTQAMPFLLIVLDQLERRDLPGEFAMLPYIESTYTPLVSRGDRPGGMWQIVPDTARSYGVRINADYDGRLDMYASTTAALDMIKQYQQEFGDWRLANMAFNAGEFRVKQLVKGRGIDLSSNDLRKISFDAETHEHLTKLLALSCVISNPERFHVTLPQPQETDYLHVVDLDAPVDLRLAARLAHLSDAELRRLNPGYLLPRMPDAGPYRLLLPKTRVASFEQTLAQLPKSQWRDWHPVRLQQTEALALLADFHGISETALATINALTMGDSALTGSELLVPGRDSDNSAHETPIMPPPRVIAASNSSGKLHVVTSGDTLWHIATQYGIQVRDLLRWNNLSVGSTLQLGQKLHVVNPDKA; this is translated from the coding sequence ATGAAGCCGCCGCACCCCACGTCGGATCCGCCACGCGGCGACTGGCGCTGGACCCTGGGCGGTTGCATCACGCTGTCGCTCGGCACCTGCTTGCTGCTGGCTTCCTGCGCCATCGACAACGCCAAACAGGCGCCACGCGGAGCGCCAACAGCGACGTCGCTGCCGCCGGAACCACCGGTCACGATCGCGAAACCAACTCCGCCCGCGACGACCCCGCGCAAGCCAATCAGCCTGGAAGAACCCGGCCCGGAAAACATCTGGACGCGGCTCAACCAGCGCTTTGCGATGCCGGGTTGCGACTACCACAGCGAAGTGCTGCGCTGGGCGCATATCTACACCCAGAGTCCGCAGGGGTTTCAGAACAGCCTGACCCAGGCGATGCCGTTTTTGTTGATCGTGCTCGATCAGCTCGAGCGCCGCGATCTGCCCGGCGAATTCGCGATGCTGCCTTACATCGAGAGCACCTACACGCCGCTGGTCAGTCGCGGTGACCGTCCCGGCGGCATGTGGCAGATCGTGCCCGATACCGCGCGCAGTTATGGCGTGCGCATCAACGCTGATTACGACGGACGGCTCGACATGTATGCGTCGACCACCGCCGCGCTCGACATGATCAAGCAATACCAGCAGGAATTCGGCGACTGGCGCCTCGCCAACATGGCGTTCAATGCTGGCGAATTTCGCGTCAAACAATTGGTCAAGGGCCGTGGCATCGATCTGTCGTCGAACGATCTGCGCAAGATCAGTTTCGATGCCGAAACCCACGAACACCTGACCAAACTGCTGGCCTTGTCGTGCGTGATTTCCAACCCCGAGCGTTTCCATGTGACCTTGCCGCAGCCGCAGGAAACCGATTATCTGCATGTAGTCGATCTGGATGCGCCGGTGGACCTGCGTCTTGCGGCGCGCCTTGCGCACCTTAGTGATGCCGAACTGCGCCGCCTCAATCCGGGTTATCTGCTGCCGCGCATGCCGGATGCCGGACCGTATCGTTTGCTGCTGCCGAAAACCCGCGTCGCCTCGTTCGAACAGACCTTGGCTCAATTGCCGAAATCGCAATGGCGCGACTGGCATCCGGTGCGCCTGCAACAAACCGAAGCGCTGGCGTTGCTCGCGGATTTCCACGGTATCAGCGAAACCGCACTCGCCACGATCAATGCCTTGACGATGGGCGACAGCGCGCTGACCGGCAGCGAGTTGTTGGTGCCTGGGCGCGACAGCGACAACAGCGCACACGAAACTCCAATCATGCCGCCGCCGCGCGTGATCGCTGCCAGCAACAGCAGCGGCAAACTGCATGTCGTGACATCCGGCGATACGCTCTGGCACATCGCCACGCAGTACGGCATCCAGGTGCGCGACCTGCTGCGGTGGAACAATCTGAGCGTGGGTTCGACCTTGCAACTCGGCCAGAAATTGCACGTGGTCAATCCGGATAAAGCCTGA
- the gloB gene encoding hydroxyacylglutathione hydrolase has product MRLLPVPAFSDNYIWLLADAAGHTLIVDPGEAAPVRAALLRERLTPSAILLTHHHPDHIGGVAELLQEFPVPVYAPDDERILQVTTTVRDGEHISINAPQIDFGVIAVPGHTSSHIAYFGGGLLFCGDTLFSLGCGRMFEGTAAQMLHSLQRLRALPGATQVCCGHEYTLANAAFALTLEPDNTVLREHATTVRALRERGLPSLPSTLSLECAANPFLRTDTPVLSARIKAELADPDADEVARFAWLRRTKDQFKAPVA; this is encoded by the coding sequence CTGCGCCTTTTGCCGGTGCCGGCATTCAGCGACAACTATATCTGGCTGCTGGCGGATGCGGCGGGTCATACGCTGATTGTCGATCCCGGCGAAGCCGCACCAGTGCGCGCGGCCTTGCTGCGCGAGCGGCTGACTCCGAGCGCGATCCTGCTCACGCATCATCATCCCGACCACATCGGCGGCGTTGCCGAATTGCTGCAGGAATTTCCGGTGCCGGTATACGCGCCGGACGATGAACGCATCTTGCAGGTGACAACCACGGTGCGCGATGGCGAGCACATAAGCATCAACGCACCGCAGATCGATTTCGGAGTGATCGCCGTGCCGGGACACACTAGCAGCCATATCGCGTATTTCGGCGGTGGCCTGTTGTTCTGCGGCGATACGCTATTCAGTCTCGGCTGCGGACGAATGTTCGAAGGTACTGCCGCGCAGATGCTGCATTCGCTGCAACGTTTGCGCGCCCTGCCCGGCGCGACGCAGGTCTGTTGCGGTCACGAATACACTCTAGCGAATGCCGCATTCGCGTTGACCCTTGAGCCGGACAATACCGTGCTGCGTGAACACGCCACGACGGTGCGCGCTTTGCGCGAGCGCGGTCTGCCGAGCCTGCCGTCGACACTGTCGCTCGAATGCGCCGCGAATCCTTTCCTGCGCACCGACACGCCGGTATTGTCGGCGCGGATCAAGGCCGAGCTTGCCGATCCCGACGCCGACGAAGTGGCACGTTTCGCCTGGCTGCGTCGCACCAAGGATCAGTTCAAGGCGCCGGTCGCATGA
- a CDS encoding methyltransferase domain-containing protein: MQAQPDNIYRTAPTELLLARELAALDPLLAGIYGRHGLYIRPQYLPEVAEPAHLLGNLITLHIDTPYRLAGALNCAPSQLPFASDSFKLIVIQHAAENIAEPALFSAELARVLAPEGVALILGFNPYSAWRPWLALQQRRLPGSALRLQSPHLWETQLAQHDIDVMQRRYLGAFLPRASAVAQAPDDSARSLRWLSGLRGAYLLLARKRRSALTPLRLRKASRERAQAPHLVPGARRARP, encoded by the coding sequence ATGCAGGCTCAACCTGACAATATTTACCGCACTGCGCCCACAGAATTATTGCTGGCGCGAGAGCTGGCTGCGCTAGATCCCCTGCTTGCAGGTATTTACGGTCGGCATGGTTTGTACATTCGCCCGCAATACCTGCCGGAGGTGGCTGAACCCGCGCACCTGCTGGGAAACCTGATCACCTTGCATATCGACACGCCGTATCGCCTCGCTGGTGCATTGAATTGCGCGCCCTCGCAACTGCCGTTCGCCAGCGACAGTTTCAAATTGATCGTAATTCAGCACGCAGCAGAAAATATTGCTGAGCCTGCACTTTTTTCTGCCGAGCTTGCGCGCGTGCTGGCGCCCGAAGGCGTTGCCTTGATTCTCGGTTTTAATCCTTACAGCGCATGGCGACCATGGCTGGCGCTGCAACAACGGCGTTTACCCGGGTCCGCATTGCGACTGCAATCTCCCCACCTTTGGGAAACACAATTGGCACAACACGATATCGATGTCATGCAGCGCCGTTACCTCGGCGCGTTTTTGCCGCGAGCGTCGGCTGTGGCGCAAGCGCCTGACGATTCCGCGCGCTCGTTGCGCTGGCTGTCCGGTCTGCGTGGTGCGTATCTGCTGCTCGCGCGCAAACGGCGCAGCGCGCTGACGCCTTTGCGCCTGCGCAAAGCATCACGCGAACGCGCACAGGCACCACACCTTGTGCCGGGCGCAAGGCGCGCACGACCATGA
- the rnhA gene encoding ribonuclease HI, which yields MSVSDDVVVEIYTDGACLGNPGPGGWAALLRYGEKEKWVGGGEPDTTNNRMELMAAIAALEVLKRACAVKLVTDSQYVMRGVEEWMPRWRANGWRTTDKKPVKNQDLWQRLHAALGAHKITWQWTRGHSGHVENELVDQRARLEAEKIKRESTTVTATR from the coding sequence ATGAGTGTTTCTGACGATGTGGTAGTCGAGATTTATACCGACGGCGCCTGTCTGGGCAATCCCGGCCCGGGCGGCTGGGCGGCGTTGCTGCGTTATGGCGAAAAGGAGAAATGGGTCGGCGGCGGCGAGCCCGATACCACCAATAATCGCATGGAATTGATGGCCGCGATTGCGGCGCTCGAAGTGCTCAAACGCGCCTGCGCGGTGAAGCTGGTCACGGACTCGCAATACGTGATGCGTGGTGTCGAGGAATGGATGCCGCGCTGGCGCGCCAACGGTTGGCGCACCACCGACAAGAAGCCGGTCAAGAATCAGGATTTATGGCAGCGGCTGCATGCGGCGCTGGGCGCGCATAAAATCACCTGGCAATGGACGCGCGGCCATTCCGGCCATGTCGAAAACGAACTGGTCGATCAGCGCGCGCGGCTCGAAGCCGAGAAAATAAAACGCGAATCCACAACCGTCACAGCCACAAGATAA
- the dnaQ gene encoding DNA polymerase III subunit epsilon, with protein MRQIVLDTETTGLEVSKGHRLIEIGAVELSERRPTGRTFHRYLNPQRAIDEGAQAVHGISLEFLADKPLFVDVADELIEFIRGSELVIHNAAFDLAFLDNELLLIGGAHGRTRDHASVLDTLLLAREKYPGQKNNLDALCKRLDVNNSHREFHGALLDAQLLAEVYLAMTTGQGDLGLISESANAQRQRVALATPAMPVGLRVRLANPEELIAHEMRLDSIAKASKGRCVWRQE; from the coding sequence ATGCGCCAAATCGTACTGGATACGGAAACCACCGGCCTCGAAGTCAGCAAGGGTCACCGCCTGATTGAAATCGGCGCGGTAGAGCTTAGCGAACGCCGGCCGACCGGGCGCACCTTCCATCGTTACCTCAATCCGCAACGCGCAATCGACGAAGGCGCCCAAGCGGTACATGGCATCAGTCTGGAATTTCTTGCGGACAAACCGCTGTTTGTCGATGTCGCTGACGAGCTCATCGAATTCATTCGTGGCTCCGAGCTGGTGATCCACAACGCCGCGTTCGATCTGGCCTTTCTCGACAACGAGCTGCTCTTGATTGGTGGCGCGCACGGGCGCACTCGCGATCACGCCAGCGTGCTCGATACGCTGCTGCTCGCGCGCGAGAAATATCCGGGTCAGAAAAACAATCTGGACGCGTTGTGCAAACGTCTGGACGTCAACAACAGCCACCGCGAATTCCACGGCGCGTTGCTCGATGCGCAACTGCTGGCCGAAGTTTATCTGGCAATGACAACCGGGCAGGGCGACCTTGGCCTCATCAGCGAAAGCGCCAACGCGCAACGCCAACGCGTGGCGTTGGCGACACCGGCAATGCCGGTAGGCTTGCGCGTGCGCCTGGCGAATCCCGAGGAACTGATTGCGCACGAAATGCGTCTGGACTCGATCGCCAAGGCAAGCAAGGGGCGTTGCGTATGGCGGCAGGAATAA
- a CDS encoding PP2C family protein-serine/threonine phosphatase: MIEFGHSTHVGLRREHNEDTYYADADMGLWLVADGMGGHEHGEIASALARDTVVAEVAKGIGLAQAIRLADEEIIRHSNKRAESLPMGTTVAAVRLRGNEYEVSWVGDSRVYLWNGELKQVSQDHSYVQELVDQGAITTEQARTHPHRNVVTQALGVTDPQSLRVEVVNGSLAPRQQLLICSDGLTEEVPDSHIAMVLAREDLSAQECVDHLILAALDGGGSDNITVILIRCR, encoded by the coding sequence ATGATCGAGTTTGGACACAGCACCCACGTCGGCTTGCGCCGCGAGCACAACGAAGACACGTATTACGCCGATGCCGACATGGGCCTGTGGCTGGTTGCCGATGGCATGGGCGGCCACGAACACGGCGAAATCGCCAGCGCTTTGGCGCGCGATACCGTGGTTGCCGAGGTCGCCAAAGGCATCGGTCTCGCGCAGGCAATTCGTCTGGCCGACGAAGAAATCATCCGTCACTCGAACAAGCGTGCCGAATCACTGCCGATGGGCACGACGGTCGCAGCGGTGCGTCTGCGCGGTAACGAATACGAAGTGAGCTGGGTTGGCGACAGCCGCGTGTATCTGTGGAACGGCGAACTGAAACAGGTCTCGCAAGATCACTCCTACGTGCAGGAGCTGGTGGATCAGGGTGCGATCACGACCGAGCAGGCGCGCACCCATCCGCATCGCAACGTGGTCACGCAGGCGCTAGGTGTTACCGATCCGCAAAGCCTGCGCGTGGAAGTGGTCAATGGCAGTTTGGCGCCGCGCCAGCAGTTGCTGATCTGCAGTGATGGCCTGACCGAAGAAGTGCCGGACAGCCACATCGCGATGGTGCTCGCGCGTGAGGATTTGAGCGCGCAGGAATGTGTCGATCATTTGATCCTGGCGGCGCTTGATGGCGGCGGCTCGGACAACATCACCGTGATCCTGATTCGCTGCCGATAG
- a CDS encoding plastocyanin/azurin family copper-binding protein produces MSFAAFAANHAVKVGGSGLIFTPASLTIAAGDTVTFTNAGGFHNVVADDGSFRCADNCTGTGGNANSSAWSSQVVYNTAGTFGYYCEIHGGPGAGMHGSITVEAAPPPPPPPAPTTIGGYLSGNWYNQTQSGSGFQLEVTSNANQMVAIWFVFAPGGGSQWIYAQGTYDPTSSTITMPAALVQNGKFPFPASNYVASDIQKAAWGTLTFTFSDCNTGVASWNSTVTGYGSGSIPITRLTQIAGTVCP; encoded by the coding sequence ATGAGCTTTGCCGCGTTTGCCGCGAACCATGCGGTTAAAGTAGGGGGCAGCGGACTGATATTTACCCCAGCCAGCTTGACCATTGCTGCCGGCGACACGGTGACATTTACCAACGCGGGCGGATTCCATAACGTCGTCGCGGACGACGGCTCCTTTCGCTGTGCTGATAATTGTACGGGTACAGGAGGTAATGCGAACAGCAGCGCTTGGAGCTCTCAAGTTGTCTACAATACAGCCGGTACATTTGGCTATTACTGTGAAATCCACGGCGGACCCGGCGCCGGCATGCATGGCAGCATCACCGTGGAGGCGGCGCCACCTCCGCCGCCACCGCCCGCCCCGACCACCATTGGCGGTTATCTCAGCGGCAACTGGTACAACCAGACGCAATCAGGAAGCGGGTTTCAACTCGAAGTGACATCCAACGCCAATCAGATGGTGGCGATATGGTTTGTATTCGCACCGGGCGGTGGCTCGCAATGGATTTATGCCCAAGGCACTTATGACCCGACCAGCAGCACAATCACGATGCCCGCAGCGCTGGTGCAAAACGGAAAATTTCCATTCCCAGCCTCCAACTATGTCGCCAGCGATATTCAAAAAGCTGCGTGGGGCACACTCACCTTCACGTTCAGTGATTGCAACACAGGCGTGGCCTCATGGAATTCCACGGTAACCGGCTATGGCAGCGGCAGCATTCCGATCACACGCCTGACCCAGATTGCAGGCACCGTCTGCCCCTGA
- a CDS encoding S8 family peptidase yields the protein MNIGRHGWCLLAFSIIAFVANIANAMTTASSESNPRLIIVAVADKPASAPSAGSTPRGYAGLQNYAGSDRAIATAANVAHDYDLREVSAWTIESLRLRCMLFEIPAAADRETIFTRLHKDDRVRLVQPLQDFDTYTTAPDAGGSTNMPEPTAYNDPYVGLQHGFTAIGAAAAQRWSNGGGIRVALIDTGVDAMHQDLAGRIELQRDFVTGSSSAANADRHGTEVAGVIAAVANNGLGIVGVAPAARILSYRACWPAQGGASAARCNTFTLAQALGAAIASGAPIINLSLGGPSDPLLEELLGYAIKRGAIVVGAVPPGGRMDGFPINVKGVIAVSSSEDAQPTGVVLAAPGRDILTLEPGGHYDYASGSSLATAYVSGAVALLLVLDHHLDAPALLGLLQKSQRDGNTPINICEAISALRRSGGNYATTPVHAE from the coding sequence ATGAATATTGGACGGCATGGCTGGTGTCTGCTCGCATTTTCGATCATTGCGTTTGTCGCAAATATCGCAAATGCCATGACGACTGCATCGAGCGAATCGAATCCACGCTTGATCATCGTCGCCGTGGCGGACAAACCCGCGTCAGCGCCCAGTGCTGGCTCCACCCCGCGCGGTTACGCCGGACTGCAGAATTACGCCGGTAGTGATCGTGCGATCGCGACCGCAGCGAATGTGGCGCACGACTACGACCTGCGCGAAGTCTCGGCGTGGACGATCGAATCGTTGCGCTTGCGGTGCATGCTGTTTGAGATTCCCGCAGCCGCGGATCGCGAAACGATATTCACCCGATTGCACAAGGACGATCGCGTGCGCCTAGTGCAACCGTTGCAGGATTTCGACACCTACACCACTGCGCCCGACGCGGGCGGCTCGACCAACATGCCCGAACCGACCGCTTACAACGATCCGTATGTCGGCCTGCAACACGGGTTTACCGCTATCGGTGCGGCTGCGGCGCAACGTTGGTCGAATGGCGGCGGAATTCGCGTTGCGCTGATCGATACCGGCGTCGATGCGATGCATCAGGATCTTGCAGGCCGGATCGAACTGCAGCGCGATTTTGTCACCGGCTCTTCGAGCGCCGCCAACGCTGATCGACACGGCACCGAAGTGGCCGGCGTGATCGCAGCGGTTGCCAATAACGGGCTTGGCATCGTTGGCGTAGCCCCCGCTGCGCGCATACTTTCGTATCGCGCATGCTGGCCCGCGCAGGGCGGCGCGAGTGCGGCGCGTTGCAATACGTTTACGCTCGCCCAGGCGCTCGGCGCTGCGATCGCATCCGGCGCACCCATCATCAATCTGAGCCTGGGTGGCCCGTCGGATCCGCTGCTTGAAGAGTTGCTTGGTTACGCCATCAAACGTGGCGCCATTGTTGTCGGTGCGGTACCACCAGGCGGACGCATGGACGGATTTCCGATCAACGTAAAGGGTGTAATCGCAGTCAGCAGCAGCGAGGACGCGCAACCGACTGGTGTGGTACTTGCGGCGCCCGGACGCGACATTCTCACGCTCGAGCCGGGTGGCCATTACGACTACGCATCAGGCAGCTCGCTGGCAACGGCATACGTGAGCGGCGCAGTCGCATTATTGCTGGTACTGGACCACCATCTCGATGCGCCGGCACTGCTCGGATTGCTGCAAAAATCCCAGCGCGACGGCAATACTCCGATCAATATCTGCGAAGCGATATCCGCGCTGCGTCGATCCGGCGGGAACTACGCGACCACACCGGTGCATGCCGAATAG